A stretch of Bradyrhizobium sp. AZCC 2262 DNA encodes these proteins:
- a CDS encoding DUF2865 domain-containing protein, whose protein sequence is MTAATLAGSLVLVPGRVSAEGLFDFLFGGLQKQVREAPAQGNFFTDPFGTNQPAHPAPAPRVAGSGPAFCVRSCDGKYFPLTMRGNASPVQTCQAFCPASVTKVFYGSNIDSAAAGNGERYADSENAYAYRKALRADCTCNGRSPSGLAPVDLTLDTSLRSGDVVATTDGLVAYTGVRLGADQTAEFTPVASYPGLTADVRARLGEMKVAPVSAETVAANAPLPETRRDVELPTASIPKAATPKPAKRAEVN, encoded by the coding sequence GTGACCGCCGCCACCCTTGCGGGCTCGCTTGTGCTGGTACCCGGCCGTGTTTCGGCCGAGGGCCTGTTCGATTTCCTGTTCGGCGGCCTTCAGAAGCAGGTGCGGGAAGCCCCCGCGCAGGGGAATTTCTTCACCGATCCGTTCGGCACCAATCAGCCGGCCCATCCCGCGCCGGCGCCGCGCGTCGCGGGCTCCGGACCTGCCTTCTGCGTGCGAAGCTGCGACGGTAAATATTTTCCGCTGACCATGCGTGGCAACGCCTCGCCGGTTCAGACCTGCCAGGCGTTCTGCCCGGCAAGCGTCACCAAGGTGTTCTACGGCAGCAATATCGATAGCGCTGCCGCGGGCAATGGCGAGCGCTATGCCGACAGCGAAAACGCCTACGCCTACCGCAAGGCGCTGCGCGCCGACTGCACCTGCAACGGCCGAAGCCCGTCCGGGCTGGCGCCGGTCGATCTCACGCTCGACACCTCGCTGCGCTCCGGCGACGTCGTCGCCACCACCGACGGCCTGGTGGCCTATACCGGCGTTCGCTTAGGCGCAGACCAGACCGCGGAGTTCACGCCCGTCGCCTCCTATCCCGGCCTCACGGCAGATGTCCGCGCCCGGCTCGGCGAGATGAAGGTGGCGCCGGTCAGCGCCGAGACGGTCGCGGCCAACGCGCCGCTTCCCGAGACCAGACGCGACGTCGAGTTGCCGACCGCCTCGATCCCGAAGGCGGCTACGCCAAAGCCGGCGAAACGCGCGGAAGTGAACTAG
- the pyrE gene encoding orotate phosphoribosyltransferase: MSKSASRARLAEIIRKRSFGRGEITLASGRKSDFYFNLKPTMLDPEGAALLAELTYEALKDDNLDFVGGLEMGAVPLAGAIAQLSWIKGHPIAAFFVRKKPKEHGARLAVEGLAKGETLQGKRIVIVEDVTTTGGSALKAVETVRDAGGEIVLVLTMVDREEGATETFAEAGLEFRSLYKAAEFLKG, from the coding sequence TTGTCCAAATCCGCCTCCCGTGCCCGCCTCGCCGAGATCATCCGCAAGCGTTCGTTCGGCCGCGGCGAGATCACGCTGGCCTCGGGCCGCAAGAGCGACTTCTATTTCAACCTCAAGCCGACCATGCTCGACCCCGAAGGCGCAGCGCTGCTGGCCGAGTTGACCTACGAGGCGCTGAAGGACGACAACCTCGATTTCGTCGGCGGGCTGGAGATGGGCGCAGTCCCACTGGCGGGCGCAATCGCGCAGCTCTCCTGGATCAAGGGTCACCCGATCGCCGCCTTCTTCGTGCGCAAGAAGCCGAAGGAGCACGGCGCCCGCCTCGCCGTGGAGGGGCTCGCCAAGGGCGAGACCTTGCAGGGCAAGCGCATCGTCATCGTCGAGGACGTCACCACGACCGGCGGCTCGGCGCTGAAAGCCGTTGAAACCGTGCGCGACGCCGGCGGCGAGATCGTGCTCGTGCTCACCATGGTCGACCGCGAGGAAGGCGCGACCGAAACCTTCGCCGAGGCAGGACTGGAGTTTCGTTCGCTCTACAAGGCCGCTGAATTTTTGAAGGGGTGA
- a CDS encoding glutathione S-transferase family protein — protein MTIELHTWNTPNGRKISVALEEMGLPYKAIPVNITKGEQMAPAFLKISPNNKIPAIVDPDGPGGKPVGIFESGAILLYLGEKTGKFLPKPLAERIPVYEWLMWQMGGFGPMPGQVHHFIALENETERVYGLKRYMAETRRLYGVLDRRLADREFVADALSVADFAMLGWAWRHPRHKVELKDFPNVERWYNALMARPATKRGMEAKLD, from the coding sequence ATGACGATCGAACTGCACACCTGGAACACGCCGAACGGCCGCAAGATCTCGGTCGCGCTGGAGGAAATGGGGCTGCCCTACAAGGCGATCCCGGTAAACATCACCAAGGGCGAGCAGATGGCGCCCGCCTTCCTCAAGATCAGCCCGAACAACAAGATTCCCGCGATCGTCGATCCCGACGGCCCCGGCGGCAAGCCGGTCGGCATCTTCGAATCCGGCGCGATCCTGCTCTATCTCGGGGAGAAGACCGGCAAGTTCCTGCCAAAACCGCTTGCCGAGCGTATTCCGGTCTATGAATGGCTGATGTGGCAGATGGGCGGTTTTGGGCCGATGCCGGGCCAGGTGCACCACTTCATCGCGCTGGAGAACGAAACCGAGCGCGTCTACGGCCTGAAGCGCTACATGGCCGAGACGCGCCGGCTGTATGGCGTGCTGGACAGGCGGCTTGCGGACCGCGAATTCGTCGCCGACGCGTTATCGGTTGCGGACTTCGCCATGCTCGGCTGGGCCTGGCGCCACCCGCGCCACAAGGTGGAGCTGAAGGATTTTCCGAACGTCGAGCGCTGGTACAACGCGCTGATGGCCCGCCCGGCGACAAAGCGCGGCATGGAAGCCAAGCTGGATTAA
- a CDS encoding LysE family translocator — protein MPHIATLLGFALVSLGVVLTPGPNMIYLISRSLTQGPTAGIVSLGGVALGFVFYMLCAAFGITALLFAVPYAYDALRFAGAAYLLWLAWQALKPNGRSPFQVKKLQVDGPRKLFAMGFVTNLLNPKIAMLYLALLPQFIDPAVGSVLTQSLVLGAIQTVISVSVNAGIALAAGSIARFLGTRPSWLLVQRWLMGTVLAGLAVKMAFEAKRG, from the coding sequence ATGCCTCACATTGCAACGCTGCTCGGTTTCGCCCTGGTCTCGCTCGGCGTGGTGCTAACGCCGGGGCCGAACATGATTTACTTGATTTCGCGCTCGCTGACGCAAGGGCCCACGGCCGGGATCGTGTCGCTCGGCGGTGTCGCGCTGGGCTTCGTGTTCTACATGCTGTGCGCGGCGTTCGGCATCACGGCGCTGCTGTTCGCCGTGCCCTATGCTTACGACGCGCTGCGGTTCGCGGGCGCGGCCTACCTGCTCTGGCTGGCGTGGCAGGCGCTCAAGCCGAACGGACGCTCGCCGTTTCAGGTAAAGAAGCTGCAAGTCGACGGCCCGCGCAAATTGTTCGCGATGGGGTTCGTCACCAATCTGCTCAATCCGAAGATCGCGATGCTGTATCTGGCGTTGCTGCCGCAGTTCATCGATCCCGCTGTCGGCAGTGTGCTGACGCAATCGCTGGTGCTGGGTGCGATCCAGACCGTGATCAGCGTCAGCGTCAACGCAGGAATCGCGCTCGCCGCCGGATCGATCGCGCGCTTTCTCGGCACACGGCCGAGCTGGCTATTGGTCCAGCGCTGGCTGATGGGCACCGTGCTGGCGGGGCTTGCGGTGAAGATGGCATTCGAGGCGAAGCGGGGGTGA
- the polA gene encoding DNA polymerase I, producing the protein MPKSAPKATAKPVPAKTPAKAPAKQSGKGDHVFLVDGSSYIFRAYHALPPLNRKSDGLQVNAVLGFCNMLWKLLRDMPEDDRPTHLAIIFDKSEITFRNKLYPDYKAHRPPAPDDLIPQFALIREAVRAFDLPCLEQIGFEADDLIATYARLAGERGATTTIVSSDKDLMQLVTDKVMMYDTMKDRRIGIPEVIEKFGVPPEKVVEVQALAGDSTDNVPGVPGIGVKTAAQLIIEYGDLEQLLFRAGEIKQPKRREALIENAEKARISRQLVLLDDKVDLEVPLDDLAVHEPDARKLIAFLKAMEFSTLTRRVAEYSQLDPADVEADAGNKSGASVFAVPPSGKKPEGYAEGATLFDAPGSSSTAPSSKGGAAQGKGADKQDKAASPKGTPISLAAAREEATRKLPVDRSKYQTIRNVAELKAWIARAYDAGTFAIDAMANSDDPMQADICGIALALAPNDACYVPLAHRQSGDGAGLFDAGLAPDQIKAGDALAALKPLLESSGILKIGFNIKFNAVMLAQHGVTVRNLDDAQLMSYALDAGRNSHALESLAERWFAHAVVNYGELIGSGKNKLTFDQVPIDKATAYSAESADVILRLHRVLKPRLASEHMTTVYETLERPLVSVLARMERRGISIDRQVLSRLSGDFAQTAARVEAELQEIAGEPINVGSPKQIGDIIFGKMGISGGTKTKTGAWSTSAQILDELAEQGHEFPKKILEWRQVSKLKSTYTDALPNYVHPQTHRVHTTYALAATTTGRLSSNEPNLQNIPVRTEDGRKIRRAFIATPGHKLVSADYSQIELRLLAEIADIPVLKQAFRDGLDIHAMTASEMFGVPIKDMPGEVRRRAKAINFGIIYGISAFGLANQLGIAREEASAYIKKYFERFPGIRAYMDETRDSCRRNGYVTTLFGRKMYYPDIKASNASVRAFNERASINARLQGTAADIIRRAMIRMEDALAEKKLSAQMLLQVHDELIFEVPDNEVAATLPVVQHVMQDAPFPAVVLSLPLQVDARAANNWDEAH; encoded by the coding sequence ATGCCGAAATCAGCCCCCAAAGCCACCGCGAAGCCCGTTCCCGCCAAAACCCCTGCCAAGGCGCCCGCCAAGCAATCAGGCAAGGGCGACCATGTGTTCCTGGTCGACGGTTCCTCCTACATTTTCCGCGCCTATCACGCGCTGCCGCCGCTGAACCGCAAATCCGACGGGCTGCAGGTCAACGCCGTACTCGGTTTCTGCAACATGCTGTGGAAGCTGCTGCGCGACATGCCGGAGGATGACCGGCCGACGCATCTGGCGATCATCTTCGACAAATCCGAGATCACCTTCCGCAACAAGCTGTACCCGGATTACAAGGCGCACCGGCCGCCGGCGCCTGATGACCTGATCCCGCAATTCGCGCTGATCCGCGAGGCGGTGCGCGCGTTCGACCTGCCCTGCCTGGAACAGATCGGCTTCGAGGCCGATGATCTGATCGCGACCTATGCGCGGCTGGCCGGCGAGCGCGGCGCGACCACCACCATCGTCTCCTCCGACAAGGATTTGATGCAGCTCGTGACCGACAAGGTAATGATGTACGACACCATGAAGGATCGCCGTATCGGCATTCCCGAAGTGATCGAGAAATTCGGCGTGCCGCCGGAGAAGGTGGTCGAGGTGCAGGCGCTGGCGGGCGACTCCACCGACAATGTGCCGGGCGTGCCCGGCATCGGCGTCAAGACCGCCGCGCAATTGATCATCGAATATGGCGATTTGGAACAGTTGCTGTTCCGCGCCGGCGAGATCAAGCAGCCGAAGCGGCGCGAGGCCCTGATCGAGAACGCCGAGAAAGCGCGGATATCGCGGCAGCTCGTCTTACTCGATGACAAGGTCGATCTCGAAGTGCCGCTCGACGACCTCGCGGTGCACGAGCCCGATGCGCGCAAGCTGATCGCCTTCCTCAAGGCGATGGAGTTCTCCACCCTCACCCGCCGCGTCGCCGAATATTCGCAACTAGACCCGGCCGACGTGGAGGCCGATGCCGGCAACAAGAGCGGCGCCAGTGTTTTCGCGGTGCCGCCGTCCGGCAAGAAGCCGGAAGGCTATGCCGAGGGGGCGACGTTGTTCGATGCCCCCGGCTCCTCTTCCACCGCGCCCTCGAGCAAGGGTGGAGCGGCGCAGGGCAAAGGCGCCGACAAGCAGGACAAGGCCGCGAGTCCCAAGGGAACGCCGATCTCGCTTGCTGCGGCACGCGAGGAAGCCACGCGAAAACTGCCGGTCGACCGCAGCAAGTATCAGACCATCCGCAACGTCGCCGAACTCAAGGCCTGGATCGCGCGCGCCTACGACGCCGGCACTTTCGCGATCGATGCCATGGCGAACTCCGACGATCCGATGCAGGCCGACATCTGCGGCATTGCGCTGGCGCTGGCGCCGAACGACGCCTGCTACGTTCCCCTCGCCCACCGGCAGTCCGGCGACGGCGCAGGCCTGTTCGACGCCGGGCTCGCGCCCGACCAGATCAAGGCCGGTGACGCGCTGGCGGCATTGAAGCCGCTCCTGGAATCGTCAGGCATTCTCAAGATCGGCTTCAACATCAAGTTCAACGCCGTGATGCTGGCGCAGCACGGCGTCACCGTGCGCAATCTCGACGACGCCCAGTTGATGTCGTATGCGCTCGACGCCGGGCGCAACTCGCATGCGCTGGAATCGCTCGCCGAACGCTGGTTCGCCCACGCTGTGGTCAACTATGGCGAGCTGATCGGCAGCGGCAAGAACAAGCTCACCTTCGATCAGGTCCCGATTGACAAGGCGACCGCCTATTCGGCCGAAAGCGCCGACGTGATCTTGAGGCTGCACCGCGTGCTGAAGCCGCGGCTCGCTAGCGAACACATGACAACGGTTTACGAGACCCTGGAGCGGCCGCTGGTCAGCGTGCTGGCGCGGATGGAACGGCGCGGCATCTCGATCGACCGGCAAGTGCTGTCGCGGCTGTCGGGCGATTTCGCTCAGACCGCGGCGCGCGTCGAGGCCGAGCTTCAGGAGATCGCGGGTGAGCCGATCAATGTCGGCAGCCCCAAGCAGATCGGCGACATCATCTTCGGCAAGATGGGCATATCCGGCGGCACCAAGACCAAGACGGGGGCATGGTCGACCTCGGCGCAGATCCTCGACGAACTCGCCGAACAGGGCCATGAATTCCCGAAGAAGATTCTGGAATGGCGGCAGGTGTCGAAACTGAAATCGACCTATACCGACGCGCTGCCGAATTACGTGCATCCGCAGACCCACCGCGTGCACACCACCTACGCGCTGGCGGCGACCACCACGGGACGGCTGTCGTCCAACGAGCCGAACCTGCAGAACATTCCGGTGCGCACCGAAGACGGCCGAAAAATCCGCCGCGCCTTTATCGCGACGCCCGGCCACAAGCTGGTGTCGGCGGACTATTCACAGATCGAGTTACGGCTGCTGGCCGAGATCGCCGACATCCCCGTGCTGAAGCAGGCGTTCCGCGACGGGCTCGACATTCACGCCATGACGGCATCCGAAATGTTCGGCGTGCCGATCAAGGACATGCCGGGCGAGGTGCGCCGCCGGGCGAAGGCGATCAACTTCGGCATCATCTACGGCATCTCGGCGTTCGGCCTCGCCAACCAGCTCGGCATCGCCCGCGAAGAAGCCTCCGCCTACATCAAGAAATACTTCGAACGCTTTCCGGGTATCCGCGCCTATATGGACGAGACGCGGGACTCATGCCGCAGGAACGGCTATGTCACCACGCTGTTCGGCCGCAAGATGTACTATCCCGACATCAAGGCCTCCAACGCCTCGGTTCGCGCTTTCAACGAGCGCGCATCGATCAACGCGCGCCTGCAAGGCACCGCCGCCGACATCATCCGCCGCGCCATGATCCGCATGGAAGACGCGCTGGCCGAAAAGAAGCTCTCGGCGCAGATGCTGTTGCAGGTGCACGACGAACTGATTTTCGAGGTGCCCGACAACGAAGTGGCGGCGACGCTGCCGGTGGTGCAGCACGTGATGCAGGACGCGCCGTTCCCGGCGGTCGTGCTGTCGCTGCCGTTGCAGGTCGACGCGCGGGCGGCGAATAATTGGGACGAGGCGCATTAA
- a CDS encoding acyltransferase family protein translates to MTLNGTTGPQRSPRIDWVDYAKGICIVMVVMMHSVLGVEKAAGDTGFMHAFVMFAQPFRMPDFFLISGLFLAVVIDRDWRTYLDRKVLHFAYFYVLWMTIQFGFKAPGFAAESGWQHVGFMYLESFVEPFGTLWFIYLLPIFFVVTKLSRGVPAIAIWLVAAALETMHVVTGWTVIDEFCARFVYFYSGYLFASYVFALSDRSREKPAPALAGLVLWTLVNGGFVIADFSHWPLVSLALGFAGACAIIVMGTLLARMQWMNFLRYCGEHSIVIYLAFFLPMAVTRTVLLKTGLITDIGTISLIVTVAGVAGAVVIWRLALALRADFLFERPAAFWIAPKKAAPALQPAE, encoded by the coding sequence ATGACTTTAAACGGTACAACCGGACCTCAGCGTTCCCCCCGCATCGACTGGGTGGACTACGCCAAGGGCATCTGCATCGTCATGGTGGTGATGATGCATTCGGTGCTGGGCGTGGAAAAGGCGGCCGGCGACACCGGTTTCATGCATGCGTTCGTCATGTTCGCGCAGCCGTTCCGTATGCCGGATTTCTTCCTGATTTCAGGCCTTTTTCTCGCCGTCGTGATCGACCGCGACTGGCGCACCTATCTCGACCGCAAAGTCCTGCACTTCGCTTATTTCTACGTGCTGTGGATGACGATCCAGTTCGGCTTCAAGGCGCCGGGCTTCGCCGCCGAGAGCGGCTGGCAACATGTCGGATTTATGTATCTGGAATCCTTCGTCGAGCCGTTCGGCACCTTGTGGTTCATTTATCTGTTGCCGATCTTCTTCGTCGTCACAAAACTGTCACGCGGCGTCCCCGCGATAGCGATCTGGCTTGTCGCCGCCGCGCTCGAGACGATGCATGTCGTGACCGGCTGGACGGTCATCGACGAATTCTGCGCACGCTTCGTCTATTTCTATTCCGGCTATCTGTTCGCTTCTTACGTGTTCGCGCTGTCGGATCGGTCACGGGAGAAACCCGCACCGGCACTGGCCGGACTGGTGCTATGGACGCTCGTCAATGGTGGCTTCGTGATCGCGGACTTCAGCCATTGGCCGCTGGTCTCGCTGGCGCTCGGGTTTGCGGGAGCGTGCGCCATCATCGTGATGGGCACGCTGCTGGCGCGGATGCAGTGGATGAACTTCCTGCGCTATTGCGGCGAGCATTCCATCGTCATCTACCTCGCCTTCTTCCTGCCGATGGCGGTGACCCGAACGGTGCTGCTGAAGACCGGCCTGATCACCGATATCGGGACGATTTCCCTGATCGTCACCGTCGCCGGCGTAGCTGGCGCAGTGGTGATCTGGCGGCTGGCGCTGGCGCTGCGCGCCGACTTCCTGTTCGAGCGCCCGGCCGCCTTCTGGATCGCGCCGAAAAAGGCCGCGCCGGCGTTGCAGCCGGCGGAGTAG
- a CDS encoding UDP-glucose dehydrogenase family protein: MRIAMIGTGYVGLVSGACFADFGHQVTCVDKDAGKIESLRRGEIPIFEPGLDALVASNVKAKRLDFTTDLTVPVAEADAVFIAVGTPSRRGDGHADLTYVYSAAREIAAALSGFTVVITKSTVPVGTGDEVERLIREANPSADVVVASNPEFLREGAAIRDFKFPDRVVVGTSDERGRKVLGDIYRPLSLNQAPLMFTARRTAELIKYAANAFLATKITFINEMADLSEKVGADVQEVARGIGLDNRIGTKFLHAGPGFGGSCFPKDIRALVKVALDHDVQLRIVEAVLGVNDNRKRAMARKVSNAAGGSLRGKTVAVLGLTFKPDTDDMREAPSIPLVTGLLDLGAKVRAHDPVGMEQAKKELPDIEYCDDPYECVKGADAMVIVTEWVQFRALDLDRIKSEMAQPVVVDLRNIYRREDMAAHGFTYESVGRTSEPQT, translated from the coding sequence ATGCGAATCGCCATGATTGGCACGGGCTATGTGGGGCTGGTATCCGGCGCCTGCTTTGCCGATTTCGGTCACCAGGTCACTTGCGTCGACAAGGATGCCGGCAAGATCGAATCCCTGCGGAGAGGTGAGATCCCGATCTTCGAACCCGGGCTCGACGCGCTTGTCGCCTCCAACGTCAAGGCCAAGCGGCTGGATTTCACCACCGACCTGACCGTGCCGGTCGCGGAAGCCGACGCCGTCTTCATTGCGGTCGGCACGCCGTCGCGGCGCGGCGATGGCCATGCCGATCTGACCTACGTGTACAGCGCCGCCCGCGAGATCGCGGCTGCGCTGTCGGGTTTCACGGTGGTCATCACCAAATCGACCGTGCCGGTCGGCACCGGCGACGAGGTCGAGCGGCTGATCCGCGAAGCCAATCCGTCGGCCGACGTGGTGGTCGCCTCCAATCCGGAATTTCTGCGCGAGGGCGCCGCGATCCGCGACTTCAAATTCCCCGATCGCGTCGTGGTCGGCACTTCGGACGAGCGCGGCCGCAAGGTGCTCGGCGACATCTATCGGCCGCTTTCGCTCAACCAGGCGCCGCTGATGTTCACCGCGCGGCGCACCGCCGAGCTGATCAAATACGCCGCGAACGCGTTTCTCGCCACCAAGATCACCTTCATCAACGAGATGGCGGATCTTTCCGAAAAAGTCGGCGCCGACGTCCAGGAAGTCGCGCGCGGCATCGGCCTCGACAACCGCATCGGCACGAAATTCCTGCATGCCGGACCGGGCTTTGGCGGCTCCTGTTTTCCCAAGGACATCCGCGCGCTGGTCAAGGTCGCGCTTGATCACGATGTGCAGCTTCGGATCGTCGAGGCGGTGCTCGGCGTCAACGACAACCGCAAACGCGCGATGGCGCGAAAAGTTTCCAACGCGGCGGGCGGCAGCCTGCGCGGCAAGACCGTCGCCGTGCTCGGCCTCACCTTCAAGCCGGATACCGACGACATGCGCGAGGCGCCGTCGATCCCGCTGGTCACCGGCCTGCTTGACTTGGGCGCCAAGGTGCGCGCGCACGATCCGGTCGGCATGGAGCAGGCGAAGAAGGAATTGCCCGACATCGAATATTGCGACGACCCCTATGAGTGCGTGAAGGGGGCGGACGCCATGGTGATTGTCACCGAATGGGTGCAATTCCGTGCGCTTGATCTGGACCGGATCAAGAGCGAGATGGCGCAGCCCGTGGTAGTGGATTTGCGCAACATCTATCGTCGCGAAGACATGGCGGCGCACGGGTTTACGTATGAGAGCGTGGGGCGGACGTCCGAGCCGCAGACGTAA
- the hrpB gene encoding ATP-dependent helicase HrpB, which produces MPRSFDTPLPIDVVLDELAATLTDHNAAVLVAPPGAGKTTRVPLALLDAPWLKNKKIIMLEPRRIAARASAERMARTLGERAGETVGYRVRFGSKISRATRIEVVTEGIFSRQILDDPELSGVAAVLFDEFHERSLDADLGLALARDAQTGLREDLRILVMSATLDGARVGKLLGDAPVVASEGRAYPVETRYLGRKAGAPIERQMADAIAVALRADPGSVLAFLPGAAEIRRTQNFLSERVHDASVEIVPLFGALDPAVQDRAIAPAPKGQRKVVLATSIAETSLTIEGVRIVVDSGLARVPRYEPDIGLTRLETVRASRAAVDQRRGRAGRTEPGVCYRLWDEPQTASLAAYTQPEILSADLSSLVLDLAQWGVRDPATLAFLDFPPAPALKEANSLLHELGALDVDGRITAEGQSLRALALPPRLARMIVDSHRLGAGEEAADIAAILTERGLGGDSVDLDARLDQFRRDRSPRASSARSLAQRWAQQVAATEGRPGADASPSTGIMLALAFPDRVARNRGNGSFVLANGRGAAVEQTSSLARAPYIAVAELTGTAAQGRILLAAPIAQEDIEARFADQIENTEEISFDRNAMALRARRKRTLHAITLSEAPMGLSPSAEAARIFAAGLVAAGLDKLPWSKALKQWRDRVMFLRRAEGDSWPDLSDAALAADGENWLVPALYDKTSLKELSPGDLSDALMTLLPWELRARLEGEAPTHFEAPTGTMLAIDYEAEQGPTIAVRLQELFGLNTHPSIAKGAVPLVLELLSPAQRPVQVTRDLPGFWRGSYAGVRSDLRGRYPRHPWPEDPATALPTRRVKPRGT; this is translated from the coding sequence TTGCCCCGCAGCTTCGACACACCTCTCCCGATCGACGTGGTGCTCGATGAACTCGCGGCCACGCTGACGGATCATAACGCCGCGGTGCTGGTGGCGCCTCCCGGTGCTGGCAAGACCACGCGGGTGCCGCTGGCGCTGCTCGACGCGCCCTGGCTGAAGAACAAGAAAATCATCATGCTGGAGCCGCGGCGGATCGCGGCGCGGGCCAGTGCCGAGCGGATGGCGCGGACGCTGGGCGAGCGTGCCGGCGAGACCGTCGGCTATCGCGTCCGTTTCGGCTCCAAGATTTCGCGCGCGACGCGGATCGAGGTCGTCACGGAAGGCATTTTCTCGCGGCAGATTCTCGACGATCCCGAACTGTCAGGCGTCGCCGCCGTGCTGTTCGACGAGTTTCACGAGCGCTCGCTCGATGCCGATCTCGGGCTGGCGCTGGCGCGCGATGCGCAGACCGGCTTGCGCGAGGATTTGCGCATCCTGGTGATGTCGGCGACGCTCGACGGCGCGCGGGTCGGCAAACTGCTGGGCGACGCGCCTGTCGTTGCCAGTGAGGGCCGCGCCTATCCTGTGGAGACGCGCTATCTCGGCCGCAAGGCCGGTGCGCCGATCGAGCGGCAGATGGCGGATGCGATCGCCGTCGCGCTGCGCGCCGATCCCGGCTCGGTGCTGGCATTCCTGCCGGGCGCCGCCGAAATACGCCGCACGCAGAATTTTCTCTCTGAACGGGTTCATGATGCGAGCGTCGAGATCGTGCCGCTGTTTGGCGCGCTCGACCCCGCCGTGCAGGACCGCGCCATCGCGCCGGCGCCAAAGGGCCAACGCAAGGTCGTGCTGGCGACCTCGATTGCGGAAACTTCGTTGACCATCGAGGGCGTCCGCATCGTCGTCGATTCCGGCCTGGCGCGGGTGCCGCGCTACGAGCCTGATATCGGACTGACCCGTCTGGAAACCGTGCGCGCCTCGCGCGCCGCGGTCGACCAGCGCCGCGGCCGTGCCGGCCGCACCGAGCCCGGCGTGTGCTACCGGCTGTGGGATGAGCCGCAGACGGCATCGCTTGCCGCCTATACCCAGCCCGAAATCCTCTCGGCTGACCTTTCCTCGCTGGTGCTCGATCTCGCGCAATGGGGCGTCCGCGACCCGGCGACGCTGGCGTTTCTCGATTTCCCGCCGGCGCCCGCGCTGAAGGAAGCCAACAGCCTGCTGCACGAACTCGGCGCGCTCGATGTCGACGGTCGCATCACGGCCGAAGGCCAGAGTCTCCGCGCGCTGGCGCTGCCGCCACGGCTGGCGCGCATGATCGTGGACTCGCATCGGCTGGGCGCTGGCGAAGAGGCTGCCGACATCGCCGCCATCCTGACCGAACGCGGCCTCGGCGGCGACAGCGTCGATCTCGATGCCAGGCTCGACCAGTTCCGCCGCGACCGCTCGCCGCGCGCCAGCAGCGCCCGCAGCCTCGCGCAGCGCTGGGCACAGCAGGTAGCGGCGACGGAAGGGCGGCCGGGCGCGGACGCCTCGCCGTCCACCGGGATTATGCTCGCACTCGCCTTCCCGGACCGGGTCGCGCGCAACCGCGGTAATGGCAGTTTTGTGCTTGCCAATGGGCGAGGGGCTGCCGTCGAGCAAACCTCGTCGCTGGCGCGCGCGCCCTATATCGCCGTTGCCGAACTCACCGGCACCGCGGCCCAGGGGCGCATTCTGCTGGCGGCGCCGATCGCGCAGGAAGATATCGAGGCACGCTTCGCCGACCAGATCGAAAACACGGAAGAGATTTCATTCGATCGAAACGCAATGGCATTGCGGGCGCGCCGCAAGCGCACGCTGCACGCGATTACGCTATCGGAAGCGCCGATGGGGCTGTCGCCCTCGGCGGAGGCCGCGCGCATCTTTGCCGCAGGGCTGGTCGCCGCCGGGCTAGACAAGCTGCCGTGGTCGAAAGCCCTCAAGCAATGGCGCGACCGCGTGATGTTCCTGCGCAGGGCGGAAGGCGATAGCTGGCCCGATCTGTCGGACGCGGCGCTCGCCGCCGACGGCGAGAACTGGCTGGTGCCTGCTCTCTACGACAAGACCTCGCTGAAGGAGCTTTCCCCCGGCGATCTCTCCGATGCGCTGATGACGCTGTTGCCGTGGGAATTGCGCGCACGGCTGGAGGGCGAGGCGCCGACGCATTTCGAAGCGCCGACCGGCACCATGCTGGCCATCGACTACGAAGCCGAGCAGGGCCCGACGATTGCCGTACGCCTGCAGGAATTGTTCGGGCTCAACACCCATCCCTCCATCGCCAAGGGCGCGGTGCCGCTGGTGCTGGAATTGTTGTCGCCGGCGCAACGCCCGGTGCAGGTGACGCGCGACCTACCGGGCTTCTGGCGCGGCAGCTATGCGGGCGTGCGCTCCGACCTGCGCGGCCGCTATCCCCGCCACCCCTGGCCGGAAGACCCGGCTACCGCACTGCCGACCCGGCGGGTCAAGCCGCGCGGGACGTAG